A region from the Arachis ipaensis cultivar K30076 chromosome B01, Araip1.1, whole genome shotgun sequence genome encodes:
- the LOC107632075 gene encoding probable LRR receptor-like serine/threonine-protein kinase At4g26540 encodes MPVNPWTLFFFFFLCISLFLPYQYSFAVNPQGEALLSWKRTLNGSLEVLSSWDRIEHTPCTWFGVSCNINNQVVQLDLRYVDLFGKLPTNFTALTSLNKLILTGTNLTGSIPKDIANLLELTYLDLSDNALSGEIPTELCYLPKLQELHLNSNDLVGSIPVAIGNLTNLQKLTIYDNQLSGEIPATIGNLKSLRVIRAGGNKNLQGALPEEIGNCSNLVMLGLAETSISGSLPKTLGLLKSLETIAIYTTLLSGEIPQELGDCTLLKNVYLYENSLTGSIPKELGKLSSLEILLLWQNNLVGTIPPEIGNCLQLAVIDVSMNSITGSIPESFGRLTALEELQLSVNQISGEIPAELGNCQQLTHVEMDNNLITGTIPSELGNLKNLTLLFLWHNKLEGNIPSSLSNCRNLEAVDLSQNMLTGQIPKGIFQLSNLNKLLLLSNNLSGIIPSEIGNCSSLIRFRASNNKIRGTIPPQIGNLKNLNFLDLANNRISGVIPDNISGSRNLTFLDLHSNLIAGSLPESLSELVSLQFLDVSDNVIGGTLIPALGSLGALTKLVLGRNRISGSIPNQLGSCSKLQLLDLGSNQLSGKIPGSLGNIPSLEIAMNLSLNQLSGEIPREFSNLAKLGVLDISHNAITGNLQYLAGLQNLVVLNVSHNRFSGHVPDTPFFTKLPLSVLEGNPVLCFAGNQCSGNGNGAGKSSRRAREARVAMVVLLCTACALLMAALYVVVSAKRRGDREIDVEMDGKDSDGTDMAPPWEVTLYQKLDLSISDVAKCLSTSNVIGHGRSGVVYKVNMPGSGLTIAVKKFKTSDKLSSSAFSSEIATLARIRHRNIVRLLGWGANRKTKLLFYDYLPNGNLDTLLHEGCTGLIEWETRLKIALGVAEGVAYLHHDCVPAILHRDVKALNILLGDRYEPCLADFGFARFLEEDHPSFSVNPQFAGSYGYIAPEYGCMLKITEKSDVYSFGVVLLEILTGKRPVDPSFREGEHVIQWVREHLKSKKDPIEVLDPKLQGHPDTQIQEMLQALGISLLCTSNRGEDRPTMKDVAALLREIRHEEGPPAGCDEAHKPIKRNTEASSYSSSSLSSAVTPAQLLLLQSGSHSSSSLAYSSSSVAAGYHYPPRNHQS; translated from the exons ATGCCTGTAAATCCATGgaccctcttcttcttcttcttcttatgcaTTTCCCTTTTCCTTCCATACCAATACTCCTTCGCCGTCAACCCACAAGGGGAAGCTCTTCTTTCTTGGAAGAGAACCTTAAACGGTTCCTTAGAGGTTCTCAGCAGTTGGGACCGAATTGAACACACTCCATGCACCTGGTTCGGTGTAAGCTGCAACATCAACAACCAAGTAGTTCAATTGGATCTGAGGTATGTGGATTTGTTTGGAAAACTCCCTACGAATTTCACTGCATTGACTTCATTGAACAAACTCATCTTAACCGGAACCAACCTCACGGGCTCTATTCCCAAGGATATTGCCAACCTTCTAGAACTCACCTACTTGGACCTCAGTGACAATGCATTAAGCGGTGAAATTCCAACAGAACTCTGTTACTTGCCGAAACTCCAAGAGCTTCATCTGAACTCCAATGACCTTGTTGGCTCCATTCCGGTGGCGATTGGGAACCTCACCAATCTCCAGAAGCTAACCATTTATGATAACCAACTCAGCGGTGAGATTCCGGCCACCATCGGGAACTTGAAGAGCTTGCGAGTTATCAGAGCCGGTGGGAACAAGAATCTACAAGGTGCTTTACCCGAAGAAATTGGAAACTGTTCCAACTTAGTGATGCTGGGTTTGGCTGAAACTAGCATCTCTGGTTCTCTTCCTAAAACATTGGGACTACTCAAGAGCCTTGAAACCATTGCCATCTACACTACGCTTCTCTCAGGCGAAATTCCACAAGAACTCGGCGACTGTACTCTCCTCAAGAATGTCTATCTCTATGAAAACTCGCTCACCGGATCCATTCCTAAGGAACTGGGGAAACTCAGCAGCCTTGAGATTCTTCTGCTATGGCAGAACAATCTGGTCGGCACCATTCCCCCGGAGATTGGTAACTGCCTCCAGTTAGCGGTTATCGACGTGTCAATGAACTCAATTACTGGAAGCATACCGGAGAGTTTTGGCAGATTAACGGCGCTAGAGGAGCTTCAGCTGAGCGTAAACCAGATTTCAGGGGAGATTCCTGCAGAGCTTGGTAACTGCCAGCAACTAACTCACGTGGAGATGGATAACAACCTCATAACGGGAACGATACCTTCAGAGTTGGGGAACCTCAAGAACTTGACGCTTCTCTTCCTTTGGCATAACAAACTCGAAGGGAACATACCGTCTTCGCTCTCTAACTGCCGCAACCTTGAGGCCGTTGATCTCTCGCAGAACATGCTGACGGGTCAGATACCTAAGGGGATATTCCAGCTCAGCAATCTCAACAAACTTCTGTTACTCTCTAACAACCTATCCGGAATCATTCCTTCAGAGATTGGTAACTGCTCCTCCCTCATACGCTTCAGAGCCAGTAACAACAAGATCAGAGGTACCATTCCGCCTCAGATTGGCAACTTGAAGAATCTCAACTTCTTGGACCTTGCCAATAACCGTATTTCGGGTGTTATTCCGGACAATATCTCCGGCAGCCGCAATCTCACTTTCTTGGACTTGCATTCCAATTTGATCGCCGGAAGCTTGCCGGAGAGTCTGAGCGAGCTTGTTTCGCTTCAGTTTCTAGATGTTTCTGATAACGTAATCGGAGGGACGTTGATTCCTGCGCTTGGTTCACTCGGTGCGTTGACGAAGCTGGTTTTAGGGAGGAATCGGATCTCCGGTTCGATTCCGAATCAACTTGGTTCTTGCTCAAAGCTTCAGTTGCTGGACCTTGGCAGCAACCAACTCTCCGGAAAAATCCCTGGAAGTCTTGGAAATATTCCATCTCTGGAAATAGCCATGAATCTAAGCCTCAACCAACTCTCCGGCGAGATTCCAAGGGAGTTCTCGAACTTGGCGAAGCTTGGAGTCTTGGACATTTCTCACAATGCCATCACTGGAAATCTCCAATATCTCGCTGGTTTGCAAAATCTCGTGGTGCTTAACGTCTCGCACAACAGATTCTCAGGGCACGTCCCAGACACTCCATTCTTCACGAAACTTCCACTTAGCGTGCTCGAAGGGAACCCCGTGCTGTGCTTCGCCGGTAACCAGTGCTCCGGTAACGGCAACGGTGCCGGGAAGTCGTCGCGTCGGGCAAGGGAGGCACGCGTGGCAATGGTGGTCCTGTTATGCACGGCATGCGCTCTGCTCATGGCGGCGCTATACGTCGTAGTCTCTGCCAAACGAAGAGGGGACCGCGAAATCGACGTCGAAATGGACGGAAAGGATAGCGACGGCACGGACATGGCCCCACCCTGGGAAGTAACACTTTACCAGAAGCTCGACCTGTCGATTTCTGACGTGGCAAAATGCCTGTCCACCAGCAACGTCATCGGGCACGGTCGATCCGGTGTCGTTTACAAGGTGAACATGCCTGGATCTGGGCTGACCATCGCCGTGAAGAAGTTCAAGACGTCGGATAAATTATCGTCGTCTGCGTTCTCGTCGGAGATTGCGACGCTGGCAAGGATACGCCACCGTAACATTGTGCGATTACTTGGTTGGGGCGCAAACCGTAAAACAAAGTTACTGTTTTACGATTATTTACCTAACGGTAACCTGGACACGCTGTTGCATGAGGGATGCACAGGATTAATAGAGTGGGAGACGCGGCTCAAGATAGCACTGGGCGTCGCTGAGGGCGTAGCTTACTTGCACCACGATTGCGTCCCTGCTATCTTGCACCGCGACGTTAAAGCCCTCAATATTCTGTTAGGTGACAGGTACGAACCGTGTTTGGCTGATTTCGGATTCGCACGCTTCTTGGAAGAAGATCACCCTTCGTTTTCCGTTAATCCACAGTTCGCAGGTTCTTACGGGTACATTGCTCCTG AGTATGGTTGCATGCTAAAGATAACAGAGAAGAGCGATGTTTACAGCTTTGGGGTGGTCCTGCTAGAGATTCTAACAGGGAAAAGGCCAGTAGATCCATCATTCCGAGAAGGGGAACACGTAATCCAGTGGGTGAGGGAGCACCTTAAGAGCAAGAAAGACCCAATAGAGGTTCTTGATCCCAAGCTACAAGGGCACCCAGACACACAGATTCAGGAGATGCTGCAGGCGCTTGGGATATCTCTACTGTGCACCAGCAACCGGGGGGAGGATCGACCGACAATGAAGGACGTGGCAGCATTATTGAGAGAAATCAGACACGAAGAGGGTCCACCGGCAGGGTGTGATGAGGCCCACAAGCCCATCAAAAGAAACACGGAGGCCTCGTCGTATTCTTCGTCGTCCTTGTCCTCCGCTGTGACCCCGGCTCAGTTATTGCTCCTTCAATCAGGCTCTCATTCCTCGTCCTCCCTTGCATATTCCTCTTCCTCCGTAGCCGCAGGGTACCACTACCCACCAAGGAATCATCAATCATGA